Within the Prochlorococcus sp. MIT 1300 genome, the region CAACGCTTGTAGCCACACATCCTCCTTGATCAATTGCTACATCAACTATTACTGAGCGAGGCTTCATTTGCGTCACCAACTCTTCATCGACCAGTGTGGGTGCTCTCCCTCCTGGTGTGAGGACTGCCCCAATTAGAAGATCTGCTGTAGGAACTAGCCTTTCAACAAGTCCACGACTACTCACGACGCTAATTAGTCGACCGTTTCGATGAGACTCCAATTTTCTTAGCCTTTCTGGGGAACGATCTAGAAGCATCACTTCTGCATCCATACCGGCTGCAAGTCTTGCTGCATTCCATCCAACTGTTCCAGCTCCTAAAACAATCACACGCGCTGGTCTAACTCCTGTACACCCTCCAATTAGAACCCCACTCCCTCCATGAGGGCGTTCAAGGAGATTTGCACCTACTTGAGCAGCTAGTCGGCCTGCAATTTCACTCATTGGTGCGAGTAGTGGCAGGCTCCCATCTTCCATTTGAACTGTTTCATAACCTACAGCTGTTGTACCTGAGGCAATTAATGCTTCCCCTACGTCTGGGTAGGCAGCTAAATGTAAATAGGTGAAAAGGACCATATCCTTTCGCAAGAAACAAAATTCCTCTGCCTGGGGCTCTTTCACTTTTACTACTAGATGAGCAGCCCAAGCCTCCTCTCGATTGACTATATTTGCCCCGGCTTTTGCATAGGCTTCGTCATTAATGCCTGCACCTTGCCCTGCACCAGATTGAACCCGCACTTCTAAACCTTGAGTTATTAATTCTCTTACTGCATCTGGAGTGAGGGCAACTCTGAGCTCATCGGCTTTGATTTCGGTTGGTACCCCTATGCTCGCCATTGGGGCCGATAGAGCGGAGGACGGCATGGATAATTGTTGTTTATCTAAGACTGGCCAAATCTTGCTGTGATTGCCAGTATTTGTATTGTCATGCAGAGGCTATTGGAATACGCCAGCCGGTCCCAAATGCTTGGAAGCTAACTTTTAGTAAAGGTGGTGATTGTTTTCTTTTGAATTCTCCTTTCTTTAGTAGCTGTTTTATATGATTGATTAAATCAGGGCTATATCCTTTGTTGATAAGGATTTCAGTACTAACACGATCTTCTATAAGAGCTTTTAAAAGAGGATCTAATAAGGAGTATTCAGGAAGAGAATCACAGTCAAGTTGGCCTGGACGCAATTCTGCGCTGGGAGCTTTTGTTCGGATTACTTCTCCAATTAGATCACCTTGCAGAGGAAGACCAAGGTTTTTGCGGCAAGTCATTGAAGCAGAACTATCCAGCCACTCGCATAGAGAAAACACAGTTGTTTTATATACGTCTCCAATAACTGAAAGCCCGCCATTCATATCCCCATAAAGTGTGCAGTAGCCAACTGCTAGCTCAGATTTATTTCCTGTGGAGAGTAGTAGATGACCTCCTTGATTTGCTATGGCCATTAACAAAGTTCCTCTAATACGCGATTGAAGATTTTCTGCAGTTATCCCTTCTGGAAATTTGCCTAGGGTGTCCAGAAGACTCAAATTAAAGCTTTTCATGAGCTCTTCTATGGGGATTGTGTGTGATTTGAGGCCCAGAATCTCTGCCAAATTCAATGCATCATTAATTGAGCCTTTTGAACTCCATGGAGATGGCATTAAAATACCCGTAACTTTGTCAGCACCTAATGCTGCTGTCGCAATTACAGCTACTAGTGCTGAGTCGATACCTCCACTAAGGCCTATCAATGCGGTATTAAAGCAACATTTTCTCGCATAGTCCTTGACTCCTAGGACGAGAGCTTCAAATACTTCTTGAAGAGGGTCTTTTTGGAGTTGTAAGGAGAGAGTATTTGGTTCCTTTGTGTCCCAGATAGCAAGTGACTCTTTATAACTTGGCAGTTTCAAAAGGAGTTTATTGTCTTCATTGACAACAAAACTTGCGCCGTCAAAAATAAGTTCGTCATTTGCTCCAACTTGGTTTAAATAAATGACTGGACACTTGAGTCGCTTCGCCGCTCGATTGGCCAATTTTTGGCGTAAAAAATCCTTCGATTTGCTGAAGGGTGAAGCAGAAAGATTGATTAGCAAATCGATTTTATGTTCAATCAAACTTTCAACGGGGTCAGGTCCTATAACCTTTTGCCCCTGAAGTTGTTCTTCTACCCATATATCTTCGCAGATGGTTATTCCAAGGCGCCATACTCTCTCTGCACTTTTTAGTTGCAGGACTCCTGGTTTTTGAGAAGGACGGAAGTAACGCTTTTCATCAAAAACGTCGTATGAGGGTAGTAGTTGTTTACGACTGACTACTTTCCAACCTTCTTTATTGATCAGGGCGAAGGAATTAAAGAGTCTTGGCAATTGTTGATCAGGCGCTTGCTCCGCAATGCCTACTAATACAGATAGTTTGGGACATTCAATGGCGATTAACTTGGAGAGATCATTTAAAACTTGATCTTGTTTATTAAGTAAAGATGTATTCAATAAAAGGTCTCTGGGTGGATAGCCCCATAGAGACAACTCTGGTGTTAGTAATAGCTCTGCGTCTAAGAGTGTTGCTTCTTTGCACGCAACACTGATTCGCTTCCCATTTCCGGAGATGTCTCCCACAAGAGGGTTTAGTTGTGCCAAAGCGAATTTCATTAGGCCTTTGAGGTAAATCCGTATAAGTGATGTTTGAGAAGTAATCTCAAGACAGATGTTGGAATATGAGTTCTTTCAAGATTTGCTCGTATCGTGGAACTTGATGTGGCGGGAATAACTAACGGAAGTAAATCAATTTTCCCTCCTAGAGCTTCGAGCTCTTGTATTTGTTCTGATTTAAGAGGCCAGCCATCTCTGGGTGCAATGGCTAAACGAGTTTTTTGCATAATGGCCTTAGCGTTTGTCCATTGAGGGATTTGAGAAGCCAGATCGCTCCCTATTACAAAAACCAGCTCTGCTGATGGCCAGAGGCTGGAAGCTTTTTTTAAAGTAGAAATGGTCCATGGACTGCTAATTGCCTGTACTAACTCCAAATTAGGATTGTTGATTGATTTGACTAGCGCATTTAAAAGTGATTGTCTTTTTTCTAGAGAGGTTCCATGTGTTTTCATAGGGTTGTCACTAGCCCAAGTGACAACTTTTGGGAAAATAGTTAATAACCCTTCCAGTAAAAGCTGATGACCAACTGTGGGAGGATCAGCGCTAGTTCCAAATAAGGCTATTATTTGTAGTTTACTTGTCATGGGAGAAGAGTATTTGGTTGGCCTGGCGCGTTGAGAATTGGCTTCGGCCAATTACTTAGCCATTGTCTAACTTGAGGATCACTTTTTGCGAGACGTCTCAGCATGTCGCCAGGTTGAACCTCTCGTTGGTGTTTCCCTCGGAGCAGCTCTTGCGCTGTGAGTCGGCCTGTCATTTTTGTTGTATAAACAGCCAAGGCAGCCTGAGCAAAGGCAACTGGAGCGGCTGAAGCAAGGGTTAAACCGCCAGATATTGGAGCTGAAATGAAAAGTACTTGCCGTATCCCACCTAGTACAAGTTGGATTCCGATTTGTGCTCCTCCTAACAGGAAGTTATGAGTTGAAAGTCTCGCCAGTATCTGCCTCGCTGCCGGGCCACCTATTTGCAAACCGTACAAATTGCATAGTTGAATGACCAAGGCAGTGTCACAGGCCATTCCACCAGCTAGGTCAAGGAGTAGGAGTGGATTAGCAGCAACCCCGGAAGCTTTTACTGCTGCAAAGCGACCAATAATGCTTTGAGCTTCTAATTTGCTTCTTTTTAAGCGATTTTGTTTAAGAGATTGGGAGAAATTATCGGCTTGACGGAGAGTATTTAAAGCAAGTATTAGCTCTCCGTGCTTTGTGAGCAGTTTGACCAGGCTTTTACGCAAGGATTCAATTCTTGGAGCAACTGGATAGCTTCTTGCTTTGCCGTCATTTTGCAGTTTCACCTGTCTTGGAGCAGCAGCCACTACTTGAAGTTGTAGTTCAGAGATTCGTCTTGGGAGGCGTCTGCGAATGCTCTTCGTCAGCTCTTCTTGTTCTGTAGGTGACCATTGATCAGATCGGTTTAAAACTAATAAAATTGGTTTGCCACTTTTAAGGAGCGTATCTAGAGCTTCGAACTCAACTCTATTGAGGTCACTATCTATAACAAATAAGATTAGGTCGATTTGAAGCACTAATTTTGCGGCCAAACGGCATCTGCTTTCGGCTGAGATTTCATCTATTCCAGGTGTATCAACTAGCTGAACATATTGAAGTTTTTTTATAGGTTGATCCCAGTAAGTAGTTTGAATATTTCTTGTACAGCCGTGGCCAACATCAGTGTCGAAACATGTTTTTTCAAGCAGAGCATTCAGTAGGCTTGATTTTCCTACGCCGACTCTTCCAAAGACTCCGATGCGTATGCTTTTATTTGTTAATCGCTTTAGTTGGCGGTCTAAAGAAATCAATTCCCCCGCAAGTTGGATCTTTTCTCTATTACTGATATGCAATTCTCTGCGCCATTTACTTAGCAATAACCGGCAGCGCTCCGGAGTGGTTGGGGTCTCTTTCATTGGGTAGATTTCCGCCACCATCCTGCTAGAACAGCCAAAACTGCTTCTGCACCAATTAACCCTACGAAGCCACCAAATTCATCTACAACTACTCGCATACTACGTCTATTCCCTTGGAAGCCCGTAAGTAAGGTATCTGCTCGAATCATTTCAGGAACAAATTCCACTGGCTCGCTTAGTTCGGCAGGGGTCAAGTGCCCTCGCCCTTGAAGAAGAGCTGTGAGTAATCGCTCTCTACTCGCTATTCCAAGAACATTGTCTACTTCAGCTCCTAATACAACCCACCATTGAGAGTTTTTAGTGAGTAGTTTTTGCCTAAGACTTTCAAGAGTTGCATAACCATTCAAAGTTGGTGCTGCAACTCTAGGTGTCATTAGATCTCTAGCAGTGAGATCATTTAGTTGGAAGACTTTGGTTATCATTGCGGCTTCGTCTGCTTCTATTTGCCCTTGTTGTGAGCCTATTTTTGCCATTTGGCGGATATCTTCTTCATCACTACTGATTTCAGTTTCGGCGGTAATTGTTGGCAGTAACTTTTCCAGTAAGCTGACTAAAGGTCTCATTATTAAACTAAGTAGATCTAAAACTGGCGCACATGTAAGAGATACTTCCAGTGCTTTTCTGCTGCCAAGAGATTTTGGAAGGATTTCACCAAGGAGTATTACTAGCACTGTGAGACCAAATGAAAAGAGCGGTAATGCGGCTCCGCTAATCGCTCTTTGTTTAAAAACCCAGGCGGCATAACCCCCAAGCATCATGCTCCCGAATATGTTGAAGCAGTTATTTGCGACCACTAATACCGAAAGAGTTCTTCCAAGTCTCCGTTGCAGTTTCGCAAGACGCTTTGCATTGGCAACTGGTTTTGTTCTAGCGGCTAATTCATGAATCCTTACAGGATTGACTGTAAGAAGAGCTGCTTCAACCCCAGAACAAAAGGCAGAACCTGCAATTACAGCCACTACAAGAAGTACTAATAGCAGAAGGTCTGAACTCATGCTTGAGATGTTGTTAGAGGGATTTTGGACGGCATGGAAGAATCCATGATTGCTTTATTTGCAAGAAATGAAGTGGCTGCAGCTTAAGTACTACTTAAGTCTATGGATTGTTGAAGGGGGGGGAGAGGTTGTTTCATACAGCCCAACCAATCGAAGAGTTGGTAATCGCTTTGGGTAGTGATTCAGTTTTTCGTTTATACATCTAGTGGTTGAATCAGCCAAGTGCTTTTCCTATTAGCTTCAATAGTCACCCTATTTGCTCATCGAAGGTCTGTTTACCCAGTAAGTTTAAGGCCCACTCCCTTTTGGTTTGGCATGAATTCTGAG harbors:
- the ald gene encoding alanine dehydrogenase, producing MPSSALSAPMASIGVPTEIKADELRVALTPDAVRELITQGLEVRVQSGAGQGAGINDEAYAKAGANIVNREEAWAAHLVVKVKEPQAEEFCFLRKDMVLFTYLHLAAYPDVGEALIASGTTAVGYETVQMEDGSLPLLAPMSEIAGRLAAQVGANLLERPHGGSGVLIGGCTGVRPARVIVLGAGTVGWNAARLAAGMDAEVMLLDRSPERLRKLESHRNGRLISVVSSRGLVERLVPTADLLIGAVLTPGGRAPTLVDEELVTQMKPRSVIVDVAIDQGGCVATSVETTHTHPTVTIHDVQHYAVGNMPGAVPFTSTEALVSVTLPYILGIAGRGLEEAVTERPELLSGLNIVNGAVCHPGVAKALDIPPRHPMACLR
- a CDS encoding GTP-binding protein; this encodes MKETPTTPERCRLLLSKWRRELHISNREKIQLAGELISLDRQLKRLTNKSIRIGVFGRVGVGKSSLLNALLEKTCFDTDVGHGCTRNIQTTYWDQPIKKLQYVQLVDTPGIDEISAESRCRLAAKLVLQIDLILFVIDSDLNRVEFEALDTLLKSGKPILLVLNRSDQWSPTEQEELTKSIRRRLPRRISELQLQVVAAAPRQVKLQNDGKARSYPVAPRIESLRKSLVKLLTKHGELILALNTLRQADNFSQSLKQNRLKRSKLEAQSIIGRFAAVKASGVAANPLLLLDLAGGMACDTALVIQLCNLYGLQIGGPAARQILARLSTHNFLLGGAQIGIQLVLGGIRQVLFISAPISGGLTLASAAPVAFAQAALAVYTTKMTGRLTAQELLRGKHQREVQPGDMLRRLAKSDPQVRQWLSNWPKPILNAPGQPNTLLP
- a CDS encoding NAD+ synthase; the protein is MKFALAQLNPLVGDISGNGKRISVACKEATLLDAELLLTPELSLWGYPPRDLLLNTSLLNKQDQVLNDLSKLIAIECPKLSVLVGIAEQAPDQQLPRLFNSFALINKEGWKVVSRKQLLPSYDVFDEKRYFRPSQKPGVLQLKSAERVWRLGITICEDIWVEEQLQGQKVIGPDPVESLIEHKIDLLINLSASPFSKSKDFLRQKLANRAAKRLKCPVIYLNQVGANDELIFDGASFVVNEDNKLLLKLPSYKESLAIWDTKEPNTLSLQLQKDPLQEVFEALVLGVKDYARKCCFNTALIGLSGGIDSALVAVIATAALGADKVTGILMPSPWSSKGSINDALNLAEILGLKSHTIPIEELMKSFNLSLLDTLGKFPEGITAENLQSRIRGTLLMAIANQGGHLLLSTGNKSELAVGYCTLYGDMNGGLSVIGDVYKTTVFSLCEWLDSSASMTCRKNLGLPLQGDLIGEVIRTKAPSAELRPGQLDCDSLPEYSLLDPLLKALIEDRVSTEILINKGYSPDLINHIKQLLKKGEFKRKQSPPLLKVSFQAFGTGWRIPIASA
- a CDS encoding nicotinate-nucleotide adenylyltransferase, encoding MTSKLQIIALFGTSADPPTVGHQLLLEGLLTIFPKVVTWASDNPMKTHGTSLEKRQSLLNALVKSINNPNLELVQAISSPWTISTLKKASSLWPSAELVFVIGSDLASQIPQWTNAKAIMQKTRLAIAPRDGWPLKSEQIQELEALGGKIDLLPLVIPATSSSTIRANLERTHIPTSVLRLLLKHHLYGFTSKA
- a CDS encoding hemolysin family protein is translated as MSSDLLLLVLLVVAVIAGSAFCSGVEAALLTVNPVRIHELAARTKPVANAKRLAKLQRRLGRTLSVLVVANNCFNIFGSMMLGGYAAWVFKQRAISGAALPLFSFGLTVLVILLGEILPKSLGSRKALEVSLTCAPVLDLLSLIMRPLVSLLEKLLPTITAETEISSDEEDIRQMAKIGSQQGQIEADEAAMITKVFQLNDLTARDLMTPRVAAPTLNGYATLESLRQKLLTKNSQWWVVLGAEVDNVLGIASRERLLTALLQGRGHLTPAELSEPVEFVPEMIRADTLLTGFQGNRRSMRVVVDEFGGFVGLIGAEAVLAVLAGWWRKSTQ